One part of the Candidatus Palauibacter australiensis genome encodes these proteins:
- a CDS encoding sodium-dependent transporter, with product MSQPRDNWSSNVGLVLAATGSAIGLGNLWKFPFITWENEGGAFVLVYLVCILAVGLPIMMAELLIGRRSQKSAVGALKEAAGPWWGVVGGWGVLAGFILLSYYTVIAGWSLYYFAQSIGWTFGGYPAGMAAGDLFNEQVGNAGLQLALSLSFSVATIAVVYFGVSKGIERIARIFLPILFGILLLLLVSALGMSGSGEALRFIFRANFSELEMSGVLEALGHSFFTLSLGMGAMITYGSYISRKQSIVKASGAIVALDTLIALVATVIMFSVIFSVAGMSDQVSGSPVGMLFISLPELFYTAVPFGVVLGPLFYVLVALAALTSTISLLEVVSSYVIDEHGLPRHKATVLCGTAIFVFTIFAALSFTGTPFLSTLEIFAGKAGWFATADHFVSNWMLPIGGFSITLAAGWFMTRNATERELVDGTEPRWFRYGAWRFFIRWVAPLAVGAIIVAVILGRDFS from the coding sequence ATGAGCCAACCCCGCGATAACTGGAGTTCGAACGTCGGTCTCGTGCTGGCCGCGACCGGCAGCGCGATCGGCCTCGGCAACCTCTGGAAGTTCCCGTTCATCACCTGGGAGAACGAGGGGGGCGCCTTCGTCCTCGTCTACCTGGTCTGCATTCTCGCCGTCGGCCTGCCGATCATGATGGCGGAACTGCTCATCGGGCGCAGGAGCCAGAAGAGCGCGGTCGGGGCGCTCAAGGAGGCGGCCGGACCCTGGTGGGGCGTCGTCGGCGGGTGGGGCGTGCTCGCCGGGTTCATCCTCCTCAGCTACTACACGGTGATCGCGGGCTGGTCGCTGTACTACTTCGCCCAGTCGATCGGCTGGACGTTCGGGGGCTATCCCGCCGGGATGGCGGCGGGCGACCTGTTCAACGAGCAGGTGGGGAACGCCGGCCTGCAGCTCGCGCTCTCGCTCAGCTTCAGCGTCGCCACGATCGCGGTCGTCTACTTCGGCGTGAGCAAGGGGATCGAGCGGATCGCCCGCATCTTCCTCCCGATCCTGTTCGGAATCCTCCTCCTGCTGCTCGTCAGCGCGCTGGGGATGAGCGGGTCCGGGGAGGCGCTGCGTTTCATCTTCCGCGCCAACTTCTCGGAGTTGGAGATGAGCGGGGTTCTCGAGGCGCTGGGACACTCCTTCTTCACCCTCTCCCTCGGGATGGGGGCGATGATCACCTACGGCTCCTACATCTCGCGCAAGCAGTCGATCGTGAAGGCGTCAGGCGCGATCGTGGCGCTCGATACGCTGATCGCGCTCGTGGCGACGGTGATCATGTTCTCCGTCATCTTCTCCGTGGCGGGGATGAGCGACCAGGTGAGCGGATCGCCGGTGGGGATGCTCTTCATCTCGCTGCCGGAGCTGTTCTACACCGCGGTGCCGTTCGGCGTCGTGCTGGGGCCGCTCTTCTACGTGCTCGTGGCGCTCGCGGCGCTGACCTCGACGATCTCTCTCCTCGAGGTCGTGTCGAGCTACGTCATCGACGAGCACGGCCTCCCTCGACACAAGGCGACGGTCCTCTGCGGCACGGCAATCTTCGTGTTCACGATCTTCGCGGCGCTCTCCTTCACGGGCACGCCGTTCCTCTCCACGCTGGAGATCTTCGCGGGCAAGGCCGGCTGGTTCGCGACCGCTGACCACTTTGTCTCGAACTGGATGTTGCCGATCGGCGGGTTCTCGATCACGCTCGCGGCGGGCTGGTTCATGACCCGGAACGCGACGGAGCGGGAGCTGGTGGACGGCACGGAGCCGCGCTGGTTCCGCTACGGGGCGTGGCGCTTCTTCATCCGCTGGGTGGCGCCGCTCGCGGTGGGGGCGATCATCGTCGCCGTCATCCTGGGCCGCGACTTCAGCTGA
- a CDS encoding adenosine deaminase, translating to MPNLNEVIRSTPKAELHIHVEGSLEPEMMFDLARRNEVSLPYRNVEEVRRAYSFGNLQEFLNLYYEGMNVLRTEEDFFALADAYLRRAAADNVVRVEMFFDPQAHTGRGVPLRTLMDGLERAIARSRERGVRVSLILCFLRHLTEREAFETLEAAAPYRDRLLGVGLDSSEVGHPPSKFARVFEAARDMGLRLVAHAGEEGPPEYVWEALDILGVERIDHGNRALEDDALVARLREDRIPLTVCPLSNLELRVVDDLAAHPIKRMLDLGLLATVNSDDPAYFGGYINENFRRVAEAVDLSTDDIETLVRNSFAASFAA from the coding sequence ATGCCGAACCTGAACGAAGTCATCCGGAGCACGCCCAAGGCGGAACTCCACATCCACGTCGAAGGCTCGCTGGAGCCGGAGATGATGTTCGACCTGGCCCGCCGGAACGAGGTGTCGCTCCCCTACCGCAACGTCGAGGAGGTCCGCCGCGCGTACTCGTTCGGCAACCTCCAGGAGTTCCTCAACCTCTACTACGAGGGCATGAACGTTCTGCGGACGGAGGAGGACTTCTTCGCGCTGGCCGACGCGTACCTGCGGCGGGCGGCGGCGGACAACGTCGTCCGCGTCGAGATGTTCTTCGACCCGCAGGCCCACACCGGGCGGGGCGTGCCGCTGCGGACGCTGATGGACGGCCTGGAGCGGGCCATCGCCCGCTCACGCGAGCGGGGCGTGCGCGTCTCCCTCATCCTCTGTTTCTTGCGCCACCTGACCGAAAGGGAAGCGTTCGAGACGCTCGAAGCCGCGGCCCCCTACCGCGACCGGCTGCTGGGCGTGGGCCTGGATTCAAGCGAGGTCGGACACCCGCCGTCGAAGTTCGCCCGCGTGTTCGAGGCCGCGCGCGACATGGGGCTGCGGCTCGTCGCGCACGCCGGCGAGGAGGGACCGCCGGAATACGTATGGGAAGCGCTCGACATCCTCGGCGTGGAGCGCATCGACCACGGCAACCGCGCCCTGGAGGACGACGCCCTGGTGGCCCGCCTGCGCGAGGACCGCATCCCGCTCACCGTGTGCCCGCTGTCGAACCTCGAACTCCGCGTCGTGGACGACCTCGCCGCGCACCCGATCAAGCGCATGCTCGACCTCGGTCTCCTCGCGACCGTGAACTCCGACGACCCCGCCTACTTCGGCGGCTACATCAACGAGAACTTCCGCCGCGTCGCCGAGGCCGTCGACCTCTCGACCGACGACATCGAAACGCTTGTCCGGAACTCCTTCGCGGCCTCGTTCGCCGCTTGA
- a CDS encoding PD-(D/E)XK nuclease family protein, which produces MPVNVVRAPAAAPLWEACAERFLAGAASPAEPGVEASAWIWLNNAHLRDLLYEVSQARGHPGWLDPPVTLFGDLVDRFGIREKSVGLLTRRRLVSRHAARLGRRILAREPGRGDGVIRGHMLDRLFGDLLPEGVPPERLERALDRLGGDDFARRRNRWAVEVYRAYLDSLRERDLLDARSVNAHIANRIEAGGLPGAVGGARELHIYSIGSPRTRRRIIEALARQEEVDVHLYLPLEPEPDPFFDGLAARTEVVDESGGGTQPLKVQPVPDAAREMAWVARQVKEILVSGAAEPHKVAVVARSGRDNTHRAYRALRRAGVPATARIRTPLDEVPALKALLLLLRGAARNWDYRSLRALLEHPYFNTRVDLRSVDAIAANRRVVGLEAWAEGLVGLKQLVIDKAREIRGRGLFLDRVEKDIDAFAAMCEVLAPLDRGRTEAEWIELTLALLAEDRGVFSLRRRVCDAVEERWEVVRSDQRGILLLERLLREWRDLDHSDDPLRPAAWHALLRKLLQANELSLSTPGQKGVQVLEAHDAALVPFAHTFVVHANDREFPRTTGFTGVFTDAERRRLADFGLPVSHRNEALRRERGLWRAVTQQAGPVCVSYRTTDAGGTPLLPSLMVPPHDDAIELPRIRRPSDEEEPVTPAEADRRAAFALFETLGRPDAEGSTRIAPARPERIARAIVAAAAETHRGPGLERYPGFLLPSGRLDEMRHPAYRPNPWNGHLRDPDVLRELARRFDDGHRWSAGKLEAYARSPFTFLIERVLWLEGVEEAEEETTPLIFGSIAHEILERFYAEFKDALPVSLSGAAEDRLAEISEAVCAERVEKGEWLGVEALWEQTRGTILTAVHDYIAWELGHMAAKSERPVYTEFAFGFDDEHTFLEGEDVRGHAARVRLCGFIDRVDRSLTADGLHHVLDYKSGGTPGAPKFDDGTALQGVLYAQVMAERGYAMGSCRYRSIRSPGKPLNGGRVEFGEERYERALSLALSIPGRVRAGCFEAVASWKGGWAPWDPRPEIRRNEARLDGRHRFGDFGDDPEDDGVSGGADSGEAGTDG; this is translated from the coding sequence GTGCCTGTCAACGTAGTTCGAGCGCCGGCGGCAGCCCCGCTGTGGGAGGCGTGCGCCGAGCGTTTTCTGGCGGGGGCGGCGTCACCGGCTGAGCCCGGCGTCGAGGCGTCGGCTTGGATCTGGCTCAACAACGCACACCTTCGCGACCTCCTGTACGAAGTCTCCCAGGCACGCGGCCATCCGGGGTGGCTCGACCCGCCCGTGACCCTGTTCGGGGACCTTGTCGACCGCTTCGGCATCCGGGAGAAGTCCGTCGGGCTCCTCACGCGCCGCCGGCTGGTGAGCCGGCACGCGGCGCGGCTGGGGCGGCGAATCCTCGCGCGGGAGCCCGGCCGGGGCGACGGCGTGATCCGCGGGCACATGCTCGACCGGCTTTTCGGCGACCTGCTGCCGGAGGGCGTGCCGCCGGAGCGGCTCGAACGGGCGCTGGATCGGCTCGGGGGTGACGACTTCGCACGACGCCGCAACCGGTGGGCGGTAGAGGTCTACCGCGCGTATCTCGATTCGCTGCGGGAACGCGACCTCCTGGATGCCCGTTCCGTGAACGCACACATCGCGAACCGGATCGAGGCGGGTGGACTCCCCGGGGCCGTCGGGGGCGCCCGCGAACTGCACATCTACAGCATCGGGAGTCCGCGCACGCGCCGCCGCATCATCGAAGCGCTCGCCCGGCAGGAGGAGGTCGACGTCCATCTCTATCTCCCACTGGAGCCGGAGCCCGATCCGTTCTTCGACGGACTTGCAGCCCGAACGGAGGTCGTTGACGAATCGGGCGGGGGCACGCAGCCGCTGAAGGTACAACCCGTCCCGGACGCGGCGCGGGAAATGGCCTGGGTGGCGCGACAGGTCAAGGAGATTCTGGTATCGGGCGCCGCGGAGCCGCATAAGGTCGCGGTTGTGGCGCGCTCCGGCCGCGATAACACGCACCGCGCATACCGGGCTCTCCGTCGGGCCGGCGTTCCGGCCACGGCACGTATCCGGACGCCGCTGGACGAGGTCCCGGCGCTTAAGGCCCTCCTCCTCCTCCTGCGGGGAGCGGCCCGAAACTGGGACTACCGGTCCCTGCGGGCTCTCCTCGAGCACCCCTATTTCAACACGCGCGTAGACCTCCGGAGCGTCGATGCGATCGCCGCGAACCGGCGCGTCGTGGGGCTCGAAGCCTGGGCGGAAGGCCTCGTCGGCCTCAAGCAACTCGTCATCGACAAGGCGCGCGAGATCCGTGGTCGGGGGCTCTTCCTCGACCGGGTCGAGAAGGACATCGACGCGTTCGCGGCCATGTGCGAGGTGCTTGCACCGCTGGACCGGGGCCGCACCGAGGCCGAGTGGATCGAGCTGACCCTGGCCCTGCTCGCGGAAGACCGCGGCGTTTTCAGCCTGAGGCGCAGAGTGTGCGATGCCGTCGAGGAACGGTGGGAGGTCGTGCGCTCCGACCAGCGCGGGATCCTTCTCCTGGAGCGGCTCCTCAGGGAATGGCGGGATCTCGACCACTCGGACGATCCGCTACGCCCGGCGGCGTGGCATGCGCTGCTCAGGAAACTCCTGCAGGCGAACGAACTTTCCCTCTCGACGCCGGGACAGAAGGGAGTGCAGGTGCTCGAGGCGCACGACGCGGCGCTCGTTCCCTTCGCCCATACGTTCGTTGTGCACGCGAACGATCGCGAGTTCCCGCGCACCACCGGCTTCACAGGGGTGTTCACAGACGCGGAACGCCGCCGTCTCGCCGATTTCGGGCTGCCGGTGAGCCATCGCAACGAGGCGCTGCGCCGGGAGCGCGGGCTGTGGCGCGCCGTCACCCAGCAGGCGGGCCCCGTGTGCGTCAGTTACCGGACGACAGATGCCGGCGGCACCCCTCTGCTGCCGTCCCTCATGGTCCCGCCGCATGACGACGCCATCGAGTTGCCACGAATTCGCCGGCCTTCCGACGAGGAGGAGCCGGTCACCCCGGCCGAGGCGGACCGTCGCGCCGCCTTCGCACTGTTCGAGACGCTCGGCCGACCCGATGCGGAGGGATCGACCCGTATCGCCCCCGCCCGCCCCGAGCGGATCGCCCGCGCCATCGTGGCGGCCGCGGCGGAAACGCACCGCGGCCCGGGGCTTGAGCGCTACCCCGGCTTTCTCCTGCCCTCCGGGCGCCTGGACGAGATGCGGCATCCCGCCTATCGGCCGAATCCCTGGAACGGCCATCTGCGGGATCCGGACGTGCTTCGGGAACTGGCGCGTCGCTTCGACGACGGCCACCGGTGGTCCGCCGGCAAGCTCGAAGCCTACGCCCGGTCTCCGTTCACCTTCCTCATCGAACGTGTGCTGTGGCTCGAAGGCGTTGAGGAGGCGGAAGAGGAGACGACGCCCCTCATCTTCGGAAGCATCGCGCACGAGATCCTCGAGCGCTTCTACGCGGAGTTCAAGGACGCGCTCCCTGTCTCGCTTTCGGGCGCGGCCGAGGATCGTCTGGCGGAGATCTCCGAGGCGGTCTGCGCCGAACGCGTGGAAAAGGGAGAATGGCTCGGCGTCGAAGCCCTCTGGGAACAGACGCGAGGGACGATCCTGACCGCGGTGCACGACTACATCGCGTGGGAACTGGGGCACATGGCCGCGAAGAGCGAACGGCCCGTGTACACCGAGTTCGCGTTCGGGTTCGACGACGAGCACACGTTCCTCGAAGGTGAGGATGTACGCGGCCACGCTGCCCGCGTCCGGCTCTGCGGGTTCATCGATCGCGTGGATCGGAGCCTCACGGCCGACGGACTGCACCACGTACTGGATTACAAGAGCGGCGGAACCCCGGGTGCGCCGAAGTTCGATGACGGCACCGCCCTTCAGGGCGTTCTCTACGCCCAGGTGATGGCTGAACGTGGCTACGCGATGGGCTCCTGCCGCTACCGGTCGATCAGGAGTCCCGGAAAGCCGCTCAACGGAGGTCGCGTCGAGTTTGGCGAGGAGCGGTACGAGCGGGCCCTTTCCCTGGCGTTGTCCATCCCCGGCCGTGTGCGGGCCGGGTGCTTCGAGGCGGTCGCCTCATGGAAGGGCGGTTGGGCGCCCTGGGATCCCAGGCCTGAGATCCGTCGCAACGAGGCGCGACTCGACGGGAGACACCGCTTCGGAGACTTCGGAGACGACCCCGAGGACGATGGCGTGAGCGGGGGGGCAGACAGCGGCGAGGCAGGCACCGATGGCTGA